The following are encoded in a window of Amphibacillus xylanus NBRC 15112 genomic DNA:
- a CDS encoding bifunctional 3-deoxy-7-phosphoheptulonate synthase/chorismate mutase has translation MSKAKLEQLRSELDKVNLEILELINKRGELVKQTAQAKENHGADKNYDPVRERDMLELIKKNNTGPFKNATIIHLFKEIFKAGLELQEKDHTNDLLVSRKHKNDNTIIDVNGAKFGDGAPHYIFGPCAVESYEQVAQVAEQIKNKGLKIIRGGAFKPRTSPYDFQGLGFDGLKILKEIADEFGLAVVSEIVSPSDVEKAAEYLDVIQIGARNMQNFELLKAAGEVNKPIVLKRGMSATVSDFINAAEYIHSRGNGEIILCERGIRTYETSTRNTLDITAVPILKQETHLPVIVDVTHSTGRRDLLIPAAKAALAIGADGIMAEVHPDPAVALSDAQQQMDFDQFDQFYNEVVKK, from the coding sequence GTGAGTAAAGCAAAATTGGAACAATTGAGAAGTGAGTTAGACAAGGTTAATCTTGAAATCTTAGAATTGATTAACAAACGAGGCGAATTGGTTAAACAAACAGCACAAGCAAAAGAAAATCATGGTGCAGACAAGAATTATGACCCTGTTAGAGAACGAGACATGCTAGAGTTAATTAAGAAAAACAACACAGGTCCTTTTAAGAATGCAACAATTATCCATCTATTTAAAGAAATCTTTAAAGCAGGCCTAGAATTACAAGAGAAAGATCATACGAATGATTTACTTGTATCACGAAAACACAAAAATGATAATACGATCATTGACGTCAACGGTGCGAAATTTGGTGATGGTGCTCCTCACTATATTTTTGGACCTTGTGCAGTAGAAAGCTATGAGCAAGTCGCACAAGTCGCTGAGCAAATTAAAAATAAGGGATTGAAGATTATTCGTGGTGGCGCATTTAAACCAAGAACTTCACCTTACGATTTCCAAGGTTTAGGATTTGATGGATTGAAAATCTTAAAAGAAATTGCTGATGAGTTTGGTTTAGCTGTTGTGAGTGAGATAGTAAGTCCTTCAGATGTTGAAAAAGCAGCTGAATACTTAGATGTGATTCAAATCGGTGCTCGTAATATGCAAAACTTTGAATTACTAAAAGCAGCTGGAGAAGTAAATAAACCTATTGTCTTAAAACGGGGTATGTCAGCAACGGTGTCTGATTTTATTAATGCGGCAGAGTATATCCATTCACGTGGTAATGGTGAGATTATCTTATGTGAGCGTGGTATTAGAACGTATGAAACTTCTACGAGAAACACATTAGATATCACAGCAGTACCAATTCTAAAACAAGAAACACATTTACCTGTCATTGTAGATGTAACACACTCTACTGGTCGAAGAGATCTTCTTATCCCTGCAGCTAAAGCGGCCTTAGCAATTGGTGCTGATGGTATCATGGCAGAAGTTCACCCAGATCCAGCAGTTGCCCTTTCTGATGCTCAACAACAGATGGATTTTGATCAATTTGATCAATTCTACAACGAAGTAGTCAAAAAATAA
- the ccpA gene encoding catabolite control protein A — translation MNVTIYDVAREANVSMATVSRVVNGNPNVKPATRKKVLKTIEELGYRPNAVARGLASKRTTTVGVIIPDISNMFLAELARGIDDIANMYKYNIILSNSDQNIDKEIKLINSMLEKQVDGIVYMGSKIQDEHLKEFKTSPVPIVLAATIEPTNAIPSVNIDYEAAGYAATKLLIDNGHKQIAFITGTDETTANIAKSVGFNRALEEAGLSVSPDFIYSGDLSYDSGVKAVEELFKLDNKPTAIFASSDEIALGVIHGIQDLGLSVPNDVEVIGFDNTRLATMIRPTLSTVVQPIYDIGAVAMRLLTKYMNKEEVEYSNVILPHQIIKRNSTK, via the coding sequence ATGAACGTAACAATATACGATGTTGCTCGAGAAGCGAATGTATCTATGGCTACAGTTTCTAGAGTTGTAAACGGAAATCCAAATGTAAAACCCGCTACGCGGAAAAAAGTATTAAAAACAATTGAAGAATTAGGCTATCGTCCAAATGCAGTTGCTAGAGGATTAGCAAGTAAACGTACGACAACTGTCGGAGTTATCATTCCAGATATTTCGAATATGTTTTTAGCTGAATTAGCTCGTGGAATTGATGATATTGCCAATATGTATAAGTACAACATTATCTTAAGCAACTCTGATCAAAATATCGATAAAGAAATTAAATTGATTAATAGTATGCTTGAAAAACAAGTTGATGGTATTGTTTATATGGGAAGTAAAATTCAGGATGAGCATTTAAAAGAATTTAAAACGTCACCAGTTCCAATTGTTCTTGCAGCAACAATTGAACCTACTAATGCAATTCCTTCTGTTAATATTGATTATGAAGCAGCTGGTTATGCCGCAACTAAGCTATTAATTGATAATGGTCATAAACAAATTGCCTTTATCACTGGTACTGATGAGACAACAGCAAATATAGCTAAGTCGGTTGGTTTTAATCGTGCGCTAGAAGAAGCGGGTCTATCTGTTAGTCCTGATTTCATTTATTCAGGTGATTTATCTTATGATTCAGGTGTTAAAGCAGTTGAAGAGTTATTTAAGTTAGATAATAAACCAACAGCTATCTTTGCATCATCAGATGAAATTGCCTTAGGTGTAATTCATGGTATACAAGATCTTGGCTTAAGCGTGCCAAATGATGTTGAAGTGATTGGATTTGATAATACACGTTTAGCAACAATGATTCGTCCAACACTTTCAACTGTTGTTCAGCCAATTTATGATATCGGTGCTGTCGCAATGCGATTACTGACTAAATATATGAATAAGGAAGAAGTGGAATATTCTAACGTTATTTTACCGCATCAAATTATTAAAAGAAACTCAACAAAATAA
- the motP gene encoding flagellar motor protein MotP, with translation MKRRDILTSFGILFGLLMISFGIFSSAGLKGFLSFINIPSLIIVLGGVIAGILINFNVDQVKLMGKVVKESFRKNHYDLPELIALFEQLSERARREGLLALENELEEVEDPFIKKGVLLAIDGIEPEVIQDIMNAEIIAMEDRHTVGRKILQKAGEYAPAWGMVGTLIGLVLMLIDLNDPSMVGPQMAVALITTFYGVVLANLIFLPMASKLETKTDEEVFMKQIIIEGVIGVQSGQNPRILKEKLSAFLSSDMRKRRNELNEDSVGELSNEAS, from the coding sequence ATGAAACGTAGAGATATTTTAACATCATTTGGTATTTTATTTGGACTTCTAATGATTTCCTTTGGTATCTTTTCAAGTGCTGGTTTAAAGGGATTTCTAAGCTTTATCAATATACCATCCTTAATTATTGTATTAGGTGGGGTTATTGCTGGGATTCTGATTAACTTTAATGTCGATCAAGTAAAGCTTATGGGTAAAGTTGTTAAGGAATCATTTAGGAAGAACCATTATGATCTTCCTGAATTAATCGCCTTATTTGAACAGTTATCTGAAAGAGCCCGAAGAGAAGGTTTATTAGCGTTAGAAAATGAATTAGAGGAAGTAGAAGATCCGTTTATTAAGAAAGGTGTTCTGCTTGCAATTGATGGTATTGAACCAGAAGTTATTCAAGATATTATGAATGCTGAAATAATCGCAATGGAGGATCGTCATACTGTTGGACGTAAGATTCTTCAAAAAGCCGGTGAATATGCTCCAGCATGGGGAATGGTGGGGACTTTAATAGGCCTTGTTTTAATGCTTATTGATTTAAATGATCCATCTATGGTTGGTCCTCAAATGGCTGTTGCTTTAATCACAACTTTTTATGGTGTTGTTTTAGCCAATTTAATTTTCTTACCAATGGCTAGTAAGCTTGAAACTAAGACAGATGAAGAAGTCTTTATGAAGCAAATTATTATTGAAGGTGTTATAGGTGTCCAATCTGGGCAAAACCCACGTATTCTTAAAGAGAAGTTAAGTGCATTTTTATCAAGCGATATGAGAAAACGTCGTAATGAATTAAATGAAGATTCGGTGGGTGAGTTATCAAATGAAGCGTCGTGA
- the motS gene encoding flagellar motor protein MotS, with amino-acid sequence MKRRDKNTQEGGSAGWMTTYSDLVTLLLCFFVLLYSMSQLDIARFEAVAESFRNRVIFFDGSPSKIDFEQTGESATIREPNKDIEKDNILDPDRVTSNQRSLEELLNEVEGFLEENQLRDVISANRTDQGVVLILQERILFDSGQAELKPDGLPFLDKISLLLSKIPNYVRVEGHTDNRPISTVQYPSNWELSGARASSVIRHILDSGEFNPSRFIAAGYGDTRPIVPNTSSENWQKNRRVEIVILELSEGQN; translated from the coding sequence ATGAAGCGTCGTGATAAAAACACACAAGAAGGTGGAAGTGCAGGTTGGATGACCACATACTCAGATTTGGTCACATTACTACTATGTTTCTTTGTTTTGCTATATTCAATGTCACAGCTTGATATTGCACGTTTTGAAGCGGTGGCTGAATCATTTCGTAATCGAGTAATTTTCTTTGATGGTTCACCATCAAAGATCGATTTTGAACAGACTGGTGAAAGTGCAACAATTCGCGAACCGAATAAGGATATTGAAAAAGATAATATCCTTGATCCAGATAGAGTTACGTCAAACCAACGTTCGTTGGAGGAACTCTTGAATGAAGTTGAAGGATTTCTAGAAGAAAATCAATTACGAGATGTAATTTCAGCAAATCGAACTGATCAAGGTGTAGTACTTATACTACAAGAACGAATTCTCTTTGATTCGGGACAAGCAGAGTTAAAACCTGACGGGTTACCGTTTTTAGATAAAATATCGCTATTATTAAGTAAAATACCTAACTATGTTCGTGTAGAGGGTCATACAGATAATCGACCGATTTCAACAGTACAGTACCCATCAAACTGGGAATTGTCTGGTGCTCGTGCGAGTAGTGTAATTCGTCACATTCTAGATTCAGGTGAGTTTAATCCTTCGCGATTTATAGCTGCTGGTTATGGTGATACAAGACCGATTGTACCAAATACATCATCAGAAAACTGGCAAAAAAACCGTCGTGTTGAAATTGTAATCTTAGAATTATCAGAAGGTCAAAATTAA
- a CDS encoding transglycosylase domain-containing protein, whose translation MNFQDRLKQFGRKVIALIDKGVIQRFFRISYDVIWNIILYFIVIGLLGFFFIGGIGAGYFASLIKDEPLRPSEEMVNAIYNYEETSEIYFANNVYLGEVSSDLHREVTTLDQVSEDIINGIIATEDEYFETHEGIVPKAILRAVFQEVTGSDVQTGGSTLTQQIIKNQILTNEVSFDRKAKEIVLAMRLENFLEKDEILEAYLNIVPFGRNANGRNIAGIQTAAQGIFGVNANEVNLAQAAYLAGLPQSPIAYSPFTNIGVLKSEEGLEAGLNRMETVLSRMLSGGYITEAEYEEALKFDLVASFTKRKPSAYEEYPYLSEEVRRRVEIIFKEKLALEDGYTLEELKSNSDLNEQYQIKAAREISQGGYKIHTTINKEIYDVFQEVTANYNNYGRDKTAIVRENNETKTIMTEDPETGELVPLVQQQQAGAVLRNNATGAIIAFVGGRDFERDNVNFAVGTARRQLGSTAKPLIVYAPAFEEGTLQPGSILPDAKFNYFDGTNTWSPSNFNRSRFYGLVTARTAMTHSYNVSTAYGYIDLLSKHNPVPDYLVKMGFDHIPESQYSYASMALGSFEATVEENTSAFSTFGNNGKFIEGYMIEKIETIDGEVVYQHEVEPVDVFSPQTSYLIIDIMRDVLAKGTGRTARANLRYPNVDWAGKTGTSDDLVDAWFVATNPNVTLGTWMGYGYRQSLDDGYSGRNQAYWAQLVNAATEIDPELMAPSNRFKQPEGIVSRSFSLVSGLPPSGVAKSLGLVGSDIFNAKYLPSGEDNSLIEGNYVLVDDKAVIPGDKTPREFIQGDGIIFNPKWLSEMGYDKFGDLSQLIPINNPAWEGIEFPELEASDIEDTGKAPSAPQSLSKSGNKLEWSAPSSRNIVGYRVYRANSPEDETFKFVESTIETELNVGNKPALYTVVAVDYFGRESEPSTVYIDGKFDDDKDKDKDKGKDKGKDKGNDNKAPDKKNDDSKGNNKPDDKPGNNDNKQEPDNGDSNDTPENGE comes from the coding sequence ATGAATTTTCAAGATAGATTAAAGCAATTTGGTCGAAAAGTAATTGCACTTATTGATAAGGGTGTTATCCAAAGATTCTTCCGAATATCCTATGATGTCATTTGGAATATTATCCTCTATTTTATCGTCATAGGTTTACTTGGATTCTTCTTTATTGGTGGGATCGGTGCTGGTTATTTCGCCTCACTCATAAAGGACGAGCCTTTGCGACCAAGTGAAGAAATGGTTAATGCAATTTATAATTACGAAGAAACATCTGAGATTTATTTCGCAAATAATGTCTATTTAGGAGAAGTTAGTTCTGATCTTCATCGTGAAGTTACAACGTTAGATCAAGTCTCAGAAGATATTATTAATGGAATTATTGCAACTGAAGATGAATACTTTGAAACGCACGAAGGAATTGTTCCAAAAGCAATATTAAGAGCAGTATTCCAAGAGGTAACAGGATCAGATGTCCAGACTGGTGGAAGTACCTTAACGCAACAGATTATTAAAAATCAAATTCTAACAAATGAAGTTTCCTTCGATCGTAAGGCTAAAGAAATTGTTCTAGCTATGAGATTAGAGAACTTTCTGGAAAAGGATGAGATTTTAGAAGCTTATCTTAACATTGTACCTTTTGGGCGTAATGCTAATGGTCGAAACATCGCTGGAATTCAAACAGCAGCACAAGGTATTTTTGGTGTTAATGCAAATGAAGTCAATCTTGCCCAAGCAGCCTATTTAGCTGGTTTACCACAAAGTCCAATTGCTTACAGTCCATTCACAAACATCGGTGTACTTAAATCAGAAGAAGGACTGGAAGCTGGTTTAAATCGGATGGAGACGGTATTATCAAGAATGCTCTCTGGAGGATATATTACAGAAGCAGAATATGAAGAGGCATTAAAATTTGACCTAGTAGCTAGTTTTACAAAACGTAAACCTTCCGCTTATGAAGAATATCCATACTTATCTGAGGAAGTACGTAGACGTGTTGAAATTATTTTCAAAGAAAAACTTGCACTTGAAGACGGCTATACCCTTGAAGAGTTGAAATCAAATAGTGATCTGAATGAACAATATCAAATTAAAGCCGCTCGTGAAATTTCACAAGGTGGCTACAAAATTCATACGACAATCAACAAAGAGATTTACGATGTTTTTCAAGAAGTAACAGCAAATTATAATAATTATGGTCGAGATAAAACAGCGATTGTACGTGAAAATAATGAAACTAAAACAATTATGACCGAAGATCCTGAAACAGGTGAATTAGTTCCCCTCGTACAGCAACAACAGGCTGGTGCTGTATTAAGAAATAACGCAACTGGCGCTATCATAGCGTTTGTTGGAGGTCGTGATTTTGAACGAGATAACGTTAACTTTGCTGTTGGTACTGCTAGACGACAACTAGGTAGTACAGCAAAACCATTGATTGTCTATGCTCCTGCATTTGAAGAAGGTACACTTCAACCGGGATCAATTTTACCTGATGCTAAATTTAATTACTTTGACGGTACGAATACATGGAGCCCAAGTAACTTTAATCGCAGTAGATTTTATGGTTTAGTTACAGCTAGAACTGCAATGACACATTCATATAACGTCTCTACAGCTTATGGTTATATTGATTTATTATCTAAACATAACCCAGTACCAGATTATTTAGTAAAAATGGGATTTGATCATATTCCTGAAAGTCAATATTCTTATGCATCAATGGCTTTAGGATCCTTTGAAGCAACAGTAGAAGAAAACACTAGCGCTTTTTCTACATTTGGTAATAACGGTAAATTTATTGAAGGTTATATGATTGAGAAAATTGAAACAATTGATGGTGAAGTAGTTTATCAACATGAAGTTGAGCCTGTAGATGTATTTAGTCCTCAAACAAGTTACTTAATTATTGATATTATGCGTGATGTACTTGCTAAAGGTACTGGACGTACTGCTCGAGCAAACTTAAGATACCCTAATGTCGATTGGGCTGGTAAAACGGGTACGTCTGACGATCTTGTCGATGCATGGTTTGTTGCAACAAACCCTAATGTCACACTCGGAACATGGATGGGTTATGGTTATCGTCAGTCACTTGATGATGGATATAGTGGACGAAACCAAGCTTACTGGGCACAGTTAGTTAACGCAGCTACAGAAATTGATCCAGAATTAATGGCACCATCTAATCGATTCAAACAACCTGAAGGAATCGTTTCACGATCATTCTCTTTAGTCTCTGGTTTACCACCTTCAGGAGTTGCAAAATCGCTTGGATTGGTAGGTTCAGATATCTTTAATGCAAAATATTTACCTAGTGGTGAAGATAACAGCTTAATTGAAGGTAACTACGTATTAGTTGACGATAAAGCTGTCATTCCTGGTGATAAAACACCACGTGAGTTTATCCAAGGTGATGGTATAATCTTTAACCCTAAATGGTTAAGTGAAATGGGTTATGATAAATTTGGAGACTTAAGTCAATTGATTCCAATTAATAACCCTGCCTGGGAAGGTATTGAATTCCCAGAACTAGAGGCAAGTGATATAGAGGATACTGGTAAGGCACCAAGTGCTCCACAATCATTATCTAAATCTGGAAACAAGTTGGAGTGGAGTGCTCCATCAAGTCGCAATATTGTTGGTTACCGTGTGTACCGAGCTAACAGTCCAGAGGATGAAACATTTAAGTTTGTTGAATCAACCATTGAGACTGAGTTAAATGTTGGTAATAAGCCTGCTCTTTATACTGTCGTTGCCGTTGATTACTTCGGACGAGAATCTGAGCCAAGTACTGTCTATATTGATGGTAAATTTGATGATGATAAGGACAAGGATAAAGATAAAGGCAAAGATAAAGGCAAAGATAAAGGTAATGACAATAAAGCACCAGATAAGAAAAATGATGATTCCAAAGGGAATAATAAACCAGACGACAAACCTGGAAATAACGATAACAAACAGGAACCTGATAACGGAGATAGTAATGATACTCCTGAAAATGGTGAATAA